From the Roseibium salinum genome, one window contains:
- a CDS encoding phage holin family protein translates to MGAGQMLYNVATSIAAKAGDTVKRAARSAVFAVVGLFFLTFALIFAAIALFLWLETFMEPPLAGLVIAMGFLVVALMFFLLARRQQRPKPVSRRPAQTAEGALKEAEALGRNLGKNVSGYPMVLTAFMIGILLGVKRGK, encoded by the coding sequence ATGGGCGCAGGTCAGATGCTCTACAATGTGGCAACCTCTATCGCCGCCAAGGCAGGCGACACGGTAAAACGCGCGGCGCGGAGCGCCGTGTTTGCCGTTGTCGGCCTGTTCTTTCTGACGTTTGCCCTGATCTTTGCGGCGATCGCCCTGTTTCTCTGGCTCGAGACGTTCATGGAACCGCCGCTTGCCGGCCTTGTCATCGCCATGGGCTTCCTGGTCGTCGCACTCATGTTCTTCCTGCTTGCGAGACGACAGCAGCGGCCGAAACCCGTAAGCCGCAGACCCGCGCAAACGGCGGAAGGCGCTCTCAAGGAGGCCGAAGCCCTGGGCCGTAATCTCGGCAAGAACGTCAGCGGCTATCCCATGGTCCTGACGGCCTTCATGATCGGCATCCTGCTCGGCGTCAAACGCGGCAAATGA
- a CDS encoding DUF883 family protein, whose amino-acid sequence MAPRNTTTSTSGDNSAKHAATQENWDQVTEQLQKLREDIGNVSSALQGLARAGVTEGQDRAMAQMDGFLRHTREMTDELTDQGKRAARKASDTANSAAREAEDAIHRNPLTALAVALGLGFLIGLISRRQ is encoded by the coding sequence ATGGCCCCACGCAATACGACCACAAGCACGAGCGGCGACAACTCTGCGAAGCACGCGGCGACGCAAGAGAATTGGGATCAGGTTACCGAACAGCTCCAGAAATTGCGCGAGGACATCGGCAACGTCAGCTCGGCCCTCCAGGGACTGGCGAGGGCCGGCGTCACAGAAGGCCAGGATCGCGCCATGGCGCAGATGGACGGTTTTCTGCGGCACACGCGTGAAATGACAGACGAACTTACCGACCAGGGAAAGCGCGCCGCCCGGAAGGCGAGCGACACGGCCAACTCCGCGGCACGCGAAGCTGAAGATGCGATCCATCGCAATCCGCTGACGGCGCTGGCAGTTGCCCTCGGCCTGGGGTTCCTGATCGGCCTCATCTCGCGCCGCCAGTAA
- a CDS encoding sodium:calcium antiporter codes for MLSGVSYWILIAVFAGATVAVVVAGVRVARTADTLADRTNLGEVIAGALFVGASTSLPGAITSVSTAAQGFPSLAVGNALGGLTAQTAFLVIADIAYRRANLEHAAASATGLTQGVLLVVLLSLPLIASVQPAYTIWGVHPVSILTVLAYAAGLRLLRDVSNEPMWKPVQTSETREEVSSVSDAEARRSMSGLWTEFAIAAAVTALAGYVVGQVGIELVNRSGISATLVGTALLAVVNSLPELVTAIAAVRIGAVSLAVGDVIGGNAFEVLFLSAADVVSEGSIYAAFTWQDQATALFAMLMTGVLLLGLIRRERCGFGGIGFESALVLFLYAVSIGQLFL; via the coding sequence ATGCTGAGCGGTGTCTCCTACTGGATCCTGATCGCCGTCTTTGCCGGTGCGACGGTTGCCGTGGTGGTCGCCGGCGTCCGCGTCGCCCGGACCGCCGACACCCTTGCGGACAGGACGAACCTGGGCGAGGTCATTGCCGGGGCTCTGTTCGTGGGGGCAAGCACCTCGCTGCCCGGCGCAATCACGTCGGTCAGCACCGCGGCCCAGGGTTTCCCATCGCTCGCGGTCGGCAATGCGCTTGGCGGATTGACCGCGCAAACCGCCTTTCTGGTCATCGCGGACATTGCCTACCGACGGGCGAACCTGGAACATGCCGCTGCGAGCGCGACAGGCCTCACGCAGGGCGTGCTGCTCGTCGTGCTGCTGTCGCTTCCCCTTATCGCATCCGTTCAGCCGGCCTACACGATCTGGGGCGTGCACCCGGTCTCGATCCTGACAGTGCTTGCCTATGCCGCCGGACTGCGCCTTCTGAGGGACGTCAGCAACGAGCCTATGTGGAAGCCGGTCCAGACCTCGGAAACCCGGGAGGAGGTTTCCAGTGTCTCCGACGCGGAAGCCCGGCGGAGCATGTCGGGACTGTGGACGGAGTTCGCCATTGCGGCCGCCGTCACGGCGCTGGCGGGCTATGTGGTTGGACAGGTGGGGATCGAACTGGTGAACCGGTCCGGCATATCGGCCACGCTTGTCGGCACCGCGCTGCTTGCCGTGGTCAACTCCCTGCCCGAACTGGTGACCGCGATTGCGGCTGTGCGCATCGGGGCGGTCAGCCTGGCCGTCGGCGATGTGATCGGAGGCAACGCGTTCGAGGTCCTGTTCCTCAGCGCGGCGGATGTTGTCAGTGAGGGCTCGATCTACGCGGCCTTCACCTGGCAGGATCAGGCCACTGCCCTGTTTGCAATGCTGATGACCGGCGTGCTGCTCCTCGGGCTGATCCGGCGGGAAAGGTGCGGTTTCGGGGGCATCGGTTTCGAAAGCGCGCTGGTTCTCTTCCTCTATGCGGTTTCGATCGGGCAGCTTTTTCTCTGA